From the Macrobrachium rosenbergii isolate ZJJX-2024 chromosome 50, ASM4041242v1, whole genome shotgun sequence genome, the window CAGTGACACTAACTACTACTATACAACACTACAATACCTCAGTACCTACACAAACAAGATTGCTATGCAACGCATACCTGCGGGTAAGAACCCTCATTTGAGTATTGTGACATCTGTGAAATTCGACGCTCTGGATCAGCCGACTGACTGTAACTGGTTCGTCTCATCACTGGTTgctcttcctcctcttcgtaTTCGTAGCCATCATCTAATGAACGTCCGTAACTTTCCtgaaatataaagagaataattattcTTAATGTTCTAGTTTCATATTAATAGCaaagaagagtaaataaaaatcaaaattatgaataatacagaaaaacaaaaattttctttccgTCTTGCAAGGTCATCACTGAGTCGTATGTTTTATGATAGGCCCTACTTATCATTTATAACGTTactaatatttacaataatacagCGGAAAGAGGTAACAAATCTCGTTGAATTTATTAGCTTTATTTCCTCTGAAAACCAACTAACTGAACAAACCACAGCTTAGGGTACATCAACAAGAAGCCACAAATTATGCATCCTACTTTGGAAATACACAGGCTAATTGACTGATACTATTCTGGGGGCAATTAAGAGAGACCTTTCTAAGCATACCCCGGATGCaacatcatcataaaaaaaaaaattgttgaaagcaCATGTATTCACTAAATCTTCATCCTGCAGTAGCCATAAACATGGGCAATCTATAATAGAAAATTTCACCTGATATCAGAAGTCAAGCCAACAGGACCCCATATGCAACGTCTTAAGTATTCGTGTAAGCCTCCAAAGCTGCCTGTGGCTTACCATAACCCCTTTTtgcttttactgtatttattgtaaaaattatatgtatttttctatgaaaatgtACAATCCTTACTTTCAGGACAAGAACAGGAAATGTATCATCATTTGATTCAACATAAATTTAACTTATCCATGTTATTTGGTCAATGACGTTTCTTAAAAGCATCCATTTACTAACCTTCTAAAAAAAAGTATCCACTTACtaaccttctaaaaaaaaaaaacgtatttacTACTATCACTGGTTAAAAGTTGAGGaatgaaaatgacacaaaaatatttacctGATGAGTTGAACGTATAGGGGTGGTTGCTTGCGAGTACCTTCTCTCAGAGGCAGGAGGGGAGCAATCTGACATGCTACTGCCACCTCCTTCACTGCGCAACGACTCCCCAATACTGCTTGACCTTGGCATTTCACATTCTTCCCTAGAAAACAGAATAaactcatttcaaaatcattagtTTCATAAAACCAAACCTCTTACTTTGCACATGCTTAATGATGGAAAAAGTAGACATTTGCTGAATGCTCAATTTCTTCTTATATATGATCAAAAGACCAGAGACTACCCTCACTAAGTCCTTACACCTCGAGACAATCAAATTCTTGAATATCCAATCCGGAAATTGGGAGAAGAGATGATATTCGCATGCACAAAGACACTCGATCTCTCTTCTATGAATGTgatgatattttatttacattctatGCTATCTTAGctgtaatattatcattatcactactGCAGTTTTTTCATTATAGTGTCGTCTCTGCTTACACTGACCTCTTTTCTGCTTTTTTACACAAATGTTTTCATACCAAACATGTGAGAGAAAAAATCTTGTCCtgtaaattttccatttatagTGTCATCTTTGCTTACATtgccatcttttttatttatgctttcataCTGTTTATATCCATTTTCCAAACAATATCAGTTTCTTCATTGACCCATCACTTAAAAGCCTATTTTGTACAACCCATGAAATCCCAGACACTAActacagagggaaaaaaaaaaagagaagttagCTTCAGCAATCAAGGTCCCACAAATCTTGTGGTTAACCGAATCTCTTTTTGCATCTGCCAACTGGTCAACCACTCCCAGATATTTCAAGACTTTTGGAACCATGTCACTGCCTTTATGTGATAATAATAAGATTTTCAGTGTAACATCAATTTACGTTTGTGAATAGCACTGAAGACATCTTCAAACTTAATATGCGCGTTAAGATTATCATACAGTACTCTGATATCATTACCTATTGTATGAACAATATTATTGCATCAAGCTTTGCTTCAAAGGAAGGAAGACACAGTTTTCCTTGACTTCCTATAAAGAAGGGATGCAACATAAAATTACTCTATTGGGTTAAATACTCAGGTTGAACGTctagatattaaataaatataatttcaattgaTTGCAGGTTTATTTACCACAGACTTTTTGATAcctgaaaactgaataaaagtaaCTTTACTGCCTAAACAAAGCTGGTAAATCATGACCATTTCTATccaataaaataagcaaatattatGCTCAACCTGTATATTACAccagagagaaagtaaaaaataaacgagTCGTTCCTCATAATACCTCTGTCCCATAGGTGAATCTGTCATGGGAAGTGGCACTCCACAGACCATAGCCTGCTGTACTTCTTCAGAATCCACAGCAATATTATCAAGCTTTTGTAGATGGGGGAGTGCTCGAAGTACTGTTTGACGGTACCTGATATTGCAACAAACAAATCACTACTactgaaaccaacaactttaTTTGTATAGTAAGGAagaagatttatataaatataataaaaaggacatgAATATTACCTGTATTGAACAATGAAAACactttaatttaagaaaaatgtaaaacaaatgtttttttttgaaatacacaaaaatatgcatttgaaatgaaaacctcagaaaatttttttaaatatcttaattctaaaaatataaaaccctTTTTTTCACTTAATGCTACAACACCCAACATTCAAAATGTCAGCCAAGAGGTGTCATCTACTAGACAGATGTAGTCTTATTCTCCCTCCTGCAACTGGATAAATCCATTTCCTTACCGGGTCACAGATACCATTTGCAGCCTCAGCTAACAGAGGCAATAACAAGTTCCCAAATGTTGCTAAAGAGAACACTGCCTAGCTTCAAACCACAAACCAGCTACGAACAATCCGCTGACACAGAACTGCTTGTCCTTATATACAACTTAATTCAGCATAGTAAAACCTGCTTTAACAAATCAGTATTACTTCATCTCTTTCATAACTCTCGATTCCTTAATCATACAACTGTATTACTTTTCCCCTAAATCTTGTTAACAAAATGTGAATACTGCAATTAACTCAAATATAGAGAACTGACACATTTCCGCCATGAAATGCAgaagaacaaaatgaaagcaacaacaaaatgaaagaaacaacacTAAGAATTACTTACTGTTCAAAATTTGCACACGGATTGTCTGCAAGCCATAAACTCTTAAGCTTTGGTAAATTACGGAGGTATAAAACTTCATTGATGTCAGATATGGAGTTTTTACGTATGTACAACTCTTGCAGATGAGGGCAGTACTGAAAATCAGCTAGCGTCCGTATGTTGTTGACACTGTAGAGGAAAACACACAAAGCTattaaaacagcaagaaaaattaccaaaaattaccACAAATTTACAAAAGCACTAAAATAAACACTAACGACTGCTCGTAGCAGCTCATGTAAACCTGATGGGATTTGTATCAATACtaacattttactttaaatttacatTTGTCTATTAACTAACAAAGCTTATCTGTTACCTATGTGTTTTACTTTATAATAGGTTTCAACATTCAGaacagaaatttttttctaaaaatacaaaaatgaactcATAATAACCCACTGTTACCCAAAGTTTGGCTTCTTACGTTATTTTTCACGTCTCACATTCTTATTTTCAGagttatatttctatataatgaTAACAGCAAGCCGTGTCAGGATCTTCACCAAATCCAATTCACGGAGGTGCAGATCTTTAAAGTTTTATTGTAGAGAAAttcatattgattaaaaaaatccACATTATATGCCTACCCAAAGGGAAAGATAAAGCGCATAATGCTTAAGAACGTAGTTGACAGATGCTGTGTTCGGTCAATAATTAAGAGACATCACTCCAAAAGCACATCATGATGTCTGTAGAGTGGTTAGACTAACAGTACAACAGATATCgcaaattttccttaatttttaaagTCTAATACTCTGCCTCAAGCACATGAGACATGTAAAATATACTagcatttgtatattttgtgagaaCAAATAATTGGCTTCActaaaattttaactttcatttaccCTAGAAGTTTCCTAATATCATGCTCTGATCTGTGGTTAGCTTAATtataaacaataatgatgattGAGAGACATTTAAATTCACTTACCTCAAAGATAAAACCTCAACATTTGGTAGTTTCCTGACCACAGAAACATCCGACAGCTCGCTACCCCtatgggaaaaaggaaaaacttgtgctacagtatataaaaggaaaaagaattctaTTAGAGCAAATATACAGCTTGAAATATAGGACTGCACCTCAGTATTCACATGATGACAATACTTAATACACAAACCAGAAATGTATCCAAGACATATCTTTGGCATTAGTTGGTTCAGTTGCCTGGTAACCCAGTGCTTAATTAGCAGTGATTAGGTGATGGGGAGAGGAAACTACCAACTTACCAGACTCTACATTCTCACCATATTCATCAGCAACAAGGAAAAATTGCAGGGACTGTGTGGGGCGGGATTATGGTAAAAGATTGAGTTtatatatctaggaaaaatgcatttttatctttaaaatgatGTTGCAATTTGTTCCTTACAAAACACTACAAATCTTCATCACATATAGAGAACCACTTCTTAGTTCGGAGGTACTGTTCAAGAAAAACGACTGGTGTTGCTCCTACCAGCAATTTATCCAGCTTCCCAATTTGTACCTGAGAGTAAGAGGATAATCTTCATGGGTTAAGGCAGAAACAGCCGAAAAAGCAGGCAGGAGGTTATTTCAAGAAAGGGACTGGTGTTAACATTCACTGACTGATCGAGTCATTGTTGTTTTGAAGATGCGTTTGTGagattctcattcttcttcttcttcctggcatATGTGATGTTGAGGCGACAGGGCACTGCGCCAAAATCTGGCTTTGCAAAGCCCTTGCACTAAGAAACAAGAGGAAACAGGCCATCCTAAAGTTCTACTGTGGACATACTTGGTTAGAATGCTGACTGATGGGTCACACTTCTCACTTGGGAGCATCGAACTTAGGGAATGGCATCCACAGCTAGGTCAGGTTAAGGTAAGTCTGATTAGGACCTATTCCCTCTGAAATACCTAAGCCAGCTACAGAAATGCTTCCTACAGTAGCCCTTACCCCTTACTCTGCATCtgatactatattttcatattaacttGATGATGGTGGGGTGAGACTCCAGACCTAAGCTTGTCAAGATAGAGCACCTTATATCTAAGTTGTGGGAAGGTTAGTTAGGATATATTCCTTCTGTATTTTGACCAAATACCATTAAAGGGTAACTTATGCCAGTCCAAATGCAAGCCTCTACCCAATTTTCTACGGGTCCTGGCTGTTTCGGCTGTAAATCCCAAACTGGCATACGGCCGAAATGGGTGTATCTCGGAAATTATAAcacgataataataaaactgaaatcttTCTCACAGGGTGGCATATAGGGTATTCTAATTGGGTACTGATAACTATAGGCTACTAAAAATCAGCGTTTTATGTACTACCATAATTTAACCAAAGCTCTTAACATTTATGTTAACGAATATACCAAAAATGCTATCAGTACCCAATTGGAATACCCTAGGTATTGAATGCCACCCTATGagaaaaatttctgttttattattattgtgttataatTTCCGAGATGGAAATCCTAATTACCACCAAAAATAACATAGGCTTGCCTACTAGGGTATTAAATACCCTCCCTTTAAAGCACCCGgcaaattattattcattattattcattcccAATTCCGTCGCCGAGGTTACTGACCAGGACCCGGGTCCTCACGCGACATTACCGAAAGATCAAACCCAAAAACTGTCTAAATAAAATCTCTAGATCACCGCCACCCCCAAAATGGGCACGACCCCTGTCACTTTTCCTTTCCCATTTCCCATTGGGCACATACCCACAAACATTACCGAAAGATCAGGCCCGAAAACCCCTAAATAACATCTCTGGATCACCGGCCGCCCCCAAAAACGGGCACGACCCCGTCACTTTTCCTTTATGTGcccatacgtatatacatacccACAAACATTACCGAAAGATCAAAACCCGAAAACCGCCTAAATAAAATCTCTAGATCACCGCCCCCAAAAACGGGCACGACCCCCGTCACTCTTCCTTTCCCACTAGGGCACATGCCCCTTCCCATACAGGTGACCATACCCACAAACACCCCATTTCTCGGGTCAGACCGACAAGACAGACATTAGACACCTGGGGTTATTTCGCCCCGCCCAGCTCCCCCGGGGGAATAAATCGACGCAGTTACCAGCAGTTGAGCTTCCTGACGTTGTGGAGGTCGCTGCCCTTTGACCTGGCGACGACCATGTCCTCCGTGAGCTTGGTCATGGCTGAAGAAGGTTTCGACGGGGCAAAGGACGGTCGTGTTTTGCCTCTTGTCTACCCGACAATAACATTGAGGGGCCGCGTTCACCAGCCCGGTTTGAAAGTGAAAGCTTCTCCTTATCGTTGGGTTCGGCTCCGGCTTCGACTCGGCTGCTATTCTCTCTGTGGCGAGTTCCCGGTCTTCTTCCTGTTGATGTcgaataaaacttaatttatcattttagtaTTCCATTCGAGTGAAATTCACCGAaata encodes:
- the LOC136832492 gene encoding uncharacterized protein isoform X6, with protein sequence MTKLTEDMVVARSKGSDLHNVRKLNCWGSELSDVSVVRKLPNVEVLSLSVNNIRTLADFQYCPHLQELYIRKNSISDINEVLYLRNLPKLKSLWLADNPCANFEQYRQTVLRALPHLQKLDNIAVDSEEVQQAMVCGVPLPMTDSPMGQREECEMPRSSSIGESLRSEGGGSSMSDCSPPASERRYSQATTPIRSTHQESYGRSLDDGYEYEEEEEQPVMRRTSYSQSADPERRISQMSQYSNEGSYPQSPTRRSSQIVAEADSSADSRGYIRNHASEYDTRNANYLSREDGSARYNTSTSTTPTSNLILTPDSNNDNNTNNNVVCPLHRRTSQEQQYRDQQRWCETDERERGYSRGDGYGYASPPEVRQSPVGYEQRSAASDPRYEHQTQARTSENNSAVQQHYESAHRRAEQQMQNATSSAGERTSPTKPYPARPKTRNANLLSAVLCLVKELDYSSLEVVEMAVRCRMEELDD
- the LOC136832492 gene encoding uncharacterized protein isoform X3 codes for the protein MTKLTEDMVVARSKGSDLHNVRKLNCWGSELSDVSVVRKLPNVEVLSLSVNNIRTLADFQYCPHLQELYIRKNSISDINEVLYLRNLPKLKSLWLADNPCANFEQYRQTVLRALPHLQKLDNIAVDSEEVQQAMVCGVPLPMTDSPMGQREECEMPRSSSIGESLRSEGGGSSMSDCSPPASERRYSQATTPIRSTHQESYGRSLDDGYEYEEEEEQPVMRRTSYSQSADPERRISQMSQYSNEGSYPQVSSGYGSNSSSSNGYYRDSDASERLHRTSYSSAQSPTRRSSQIVAEADSSADSRGYIRNHASEYDTRNANYLSREDGSARLTNGRSYGNTYASRRTSQEQQYRDQQRWCETDERERGYSRGDGYGYASPPEVRQSPVGYEQRSAASDPRYEHQTQARTSENNSAVQQHYESAHRRAEQQMQNATSSAGERTSPTKPYPARPKTRNANLLSAVLCLVKELDYSSLEVVEMAVRCRMEELDD
- the LOC136832492 gene encoding uncharacterized protein F09G8.5 isoform X5, with the translated sequence MTKLTEDMVVARSKGSDLHNVRKLNCWGSELSDVSVVRKLPNVEVLSLSVNNIRTLADFQYCPHLQELYIRKNSISDINEVLYLRNLPKLKSLWLADNPCANFEQYRQTVLRALPHLQKLDNIAVDSEEVQQAMVCGVPLPMTDSPMGQREECEMPRSSSIGESLRSEGGGSSMSDCSPPASERRYSQATTPIRSTHQESYGRSLDDGYEYEEEEEQPVMRRTSYSQSADPERRISQMSQYSNEGSYPQVSSGYGSNSSSSNGYYRDSDASERLHRTSYSSAQSPTRRSSQIVAEADSSADSRGYIRNHASEYDTRNANYLSREDGSASRRTSQEQQYRDQQRWCETDERERGYSRGDGYGYASPPEVRQSPVGYEQRSAASDPRYEHQTQARTSENNSAVQQHYESAHRRAEQQMQNATSSAGERTSPTKPYPARPKTRNANLLSAVLCLVKELDYSSLEVVEMAVRCRMEELDD
- the LOC136832492 gene encoding uncharacterized protein isoform X4; the protein is MTKLTEDMVVARSKGSDLHNVRKLNCWGSELSDVSVVRKLPNVEVLSLSVNNIRTLADFQYCPHLQELYIRKNSISDINEVLYLRNLPKLKSLWLADNPCANFEQYRQTVLRALPHLQKLDNIAVDSEEVQQAMVCGVPLPMTDSPMGQREECEMPRSSSIGESLRSEGGGSSMSDCSPPASERRYSQATTPIRSTHQESYGRSLDDGYEYEEEEEQPVMRRTSYSQSADPERRISQMSQYSNEGSYPQSPTRRSSQIVAEADSSADSRGYIRNHASEYDTRNANYLSREDGSARYNTSTSTTPTSNLILTPDSNNDNNTNNNVVCPLQLTNGRSYGNTYASRRTSQEQQYRDQQRWCETDERERGYSRGDGYGYASPPEVRQSPVGYEQRSAASDPRYEHQTQARTSENNSAVQQHYESAHRRAEQQMQNATSSAGERTSPTKPYPARPKTRNANLLSAVLCLVKELDYSSLEVVEMAVRCRMEELDD